One Spirochaeta africana DSM 8902 genomic window carries:
- a CDS encoding methyl-accepting chemotaxis protein has translation MIIVLTGILGWAVALVLGILLWRLRVGTVRSLRAHTAGLRDAVLSEYRTVQQAVTAAAQMQPHVLPWRRQGELQQQMEVLLAQNPDFFGVWAAFEPGAGQTDHTSVYVYRSAQGAAVMSIPDVEREEFYRQPLETRQAILLDPFEYSLDGTPVLMTTAAVPVFDGAAAVGVCGVDVRLRRSRELDRELLALPADQPSGHHTAADRLLQQAVRTAGEDARTMRDILQELAGLEDRILSRMSVTRTGTRYIEDAIADMRRAVAAQSREAEDSGAVIEQISRSIGSLGNLIQDQSAMVEEASAAVEQMVANIKSLRSTLDANAERFSVLDQHSRTGSERMAEVDTLVQQIAAASVGLGEANTVLQGIAAQTNLLAMNAAIEAAHAGSAGRGFSVVAEEIRKLAENAAGQSTTISKNLKDVADRITSCVQASSASREAMQNLTGIIAEVNDREREINLAMQEQANGSEQVTTALHRMVELTSEVASASAEMDQGRERMVASVQTISSEAAGLLERVEGIGEQGQDLRDAVDAVAEATDEMTRVLYRGGVSTVSQAVQPYIFELDQPAGIMREIIRGSWKPEDARSYIADFQTAVQPALGSPWGLLTDMQEWDTASAEVEEIVHDSFTWNRSHGMVANANVAGSRLKRLQLQRIFADAGVQDICAAFSTPAEAETWLKQQLEQR, from the coding sequence ATGATAATAGTACTTACCGGAATTCTCGGATGGGCTGTAGCCCTGGTCCTGGGAATCCTGCTGTGGCGCCTGCGTGTCGGCACCGTCCGTAGCCTGCGGGCGCACACCGCCGGGCTGCGCGATGCCGTGCTGTCCGAGTACCGTACCGTGCAGCAGGCGGTAACCGCTGCTGCACAGATGCAGCCCCATGTGCTGCCGTGGCGACGCCAGGGGGAACTGCAGCAGCAGATGGAAGTCCTGCTGGCACAGAACCCCGATTTTTTTGGTGTCTGGGCCGCCTTTGAACCTGGTGCCGGGCAGACCGACCACACATCAGTGTATGTCTACCGTTCTGCCCAGGGTGCGGCAGTCATGAGCATTCCCGATGTCGAACGCGAGGAATTCTATCGGCAGCCCCTGGAAACCCGACAGGCGATCCTTCTGGACCCGTTCGAGTATTCGCTGGACGGTACCCCGGTGCTGATGACCACCGCCGCCGTACCGGTATTCGATGGTGCTGCCGCTGTCGGGGTCTGCGGCGTGGATGTACGGCTGCGGCGCAGCCGCGAGCTTGATCGTGAACTCCTTGCATTGCCGGCTGATCAACCCTCCGGGCATCACACGGCAGCCGACCGGCTGCTGCAGCAAGCGGTTCGCACCGCCGGCGAGGACGCCCGCACCATGCGTGACATCCTGCAGGAACTGGCCGGGCTCGAGGATCGAATCCTCAGCCGCATGTCGGTAACGCGTACCGGTACCCGGTATATCGAGGATGCTATAGCCGACATGCGCCGCGCCGTTGCTGCCCAGTCGCGCGAAGCCGAGGACAGCGGCGCCGTCATCGAGCAGATCAGCCGCTCTATCGGCTCGCTGGGAAACCTGATCCAGGATCAGTCAGCCATGGTGGAGGAAGCCTCCGCCGCGGTCGAGCAGATGGTGGCCAACATCAAGTCCCTGCGCAGCACCCTGGACGCCAACGCGGAACGCTTCTCGGTGCTGGACCAGCATTCCCGTACCGGCAGCGAACGCATGGCCGAGGTCGACACCCTGGTGCAGCAGATTGCCGCTGCCTCGGTCGGCCTGGGCGAAGCCAACACCGTACTGCAGGGAATCGCGGCCCAGACCAACCTGCTGGCAATGAATGCTGCCATCGAGGCCGCCCATGCCGGATCTGCCGGCCGCGGATTCTCGGTGGTGGCCGAGGAAATCCGCAAACTCGCCGAGAACGCTGCCGGACAATCCACCACCATCTCCAAAAATCTGAAAGACGTGGCCGACAGGATTACCTCCTGTGTTCAGGCCAGCTCCGCCTCCCGCGAGGCCATGCAGAACCTGACCGGCATCATCGCCGAGGTAAACGACCGCGAGCGCGAGATCAACCTGGCAATGCAGGAGCAGGCCAACGGCAGCGAACAGGTAACCACCGCCCTGCACCGCATGGTCGAACTCACCAGCGAGGTCGCCAGTGCCTCGGCCGAGATGGATCAGGGCCGCGAGCGCATGGTCGCATCGGTACAGACAATCTCCAGCGAAGCCGCCGGACTGCTGGAGCGGGTAGAGGGGATTGGCGAACAGGGACAGGACCTGCGCGATGCAGTCGACGCCGTTGCCGAGGCTACCGATGAGATGACACGTGTGCTGTATCGCGGCGGGGTATCAACCGTAAGCCAGGCAGTTCAGCCCTACATCTTTGAACTGGACCAGCCCGCCGGCATCATGCGCGAAATCATTCGCGGCAGCTGGAAACCGGAGGACGCCCGCAGCTACATCGCCGACTTCCAGACCGCCGTGCAGCCAGCGCTCGGCTCGCCCTGGGGACTGCTGACCGACATGCAGGAATGGGACACCGCCAGTGCAGAGGTGGAAGAAATCGTCCACGACTCGTTCACCTGGAACCGCAGCCACGGCATGGTCGCCAACGCCAACGTTGCCGGCAGCCGCCTCAAGCGCCTGCAGCTGCAGCGTATATTTGCCGACGCCGGTGTTCAGGACATCTGCGCCGCCTTCAGCACCCCCGCCGAAGCCGAAACCTGGCTCAAGCAGCAGCTGGAACAGCGCTGA
- a CDS encoding XRE family transcriptional regulator — protein sequence MGIVNDAMHAMEEGMTEESIARSDKIYERELLALNLAELREQYKVKQTDMKGFSQPAISRIEARGDIKLSTLIKYLAQLDLDVEIKVHPRTPRKDVPEEMVLFHT from the coding sequence ATGGGGATAGTCAATGATGCGATGCATGCAATGGAAGAAGGGATGACCGAGGAGTCTATTGCTCGTTCGGATAAAATATACGAGCGTGAATTGCTGGCACTCAATCTTGCTGAACTACGCGAGCAATACAAGGTGAAACAAACAGACATGAAAGGTTTTTCTCAGCCGGCAATTTCGCGGATCGAAGCTCGCGGTGATATCAAGCTGTCCACGTTGATAAAATACCTTGCACAGTTGGATCTCGATGTGGAAATCAAAGTTCATCCACGCACACCCAGGAAGGATGTTCCTGAAGAGATGGTACTTTTCCACACCTGA
- the hcp gene encoding hydroxylamine reductase has protein sequence MFCFQCQEAAKNTGCDVKGVCGKKPETAGYQDLLIYTLKGLAAQALATGQRNTINDTGYFAARGLFATITNANFDDDRIIALIREALNRRTRLADTLARTTGSSSATSAAPGDAATATPDVTDTTGTTAFSPLPAAGLLQHDAVTWAADPADWLNKSRSIGVLSEPDQDLRSLKELIIYGLKGIAAYADHAAVLGHSDERIWEFILEALAATLQDKSLDELVALALKTGETAVTTMATLDAANTSAYGKPEITEVNIGTRDNPAILISGHDLKDMEQLLEQTTGTGVDVYTHSEMLPANYYPKFKQYEHFVGNYGGAWWQQDKEFASFNGPILMTTNCIVPVRPSYAERIYTTGMAGYPGVPHIEAVDGRKDFSAIIEQAKICPPPTQIETGSIIGGFAHDQVLALADKIVDAIKSGAIKRFVVMGGCDGRQKGRSYFTQVAETLPQDAVILTAGCAKYRYNKLNLGSIDGIPRVLDAGQCNDSYSLAVIALKLKEAFGFDDINELPISFDIAWYEQKAVAVLLALLSLGVKGIRLGPTLPAFLSPNVARVLVENFNIKPVGDVAEDVAAMMQGA, from the coding sequence ATGTTCTGTTTTCAATGTCAGGAAGCCGCCAAAAACACCGGCTGCGATGTAAAAGGGGTCTGCGGCAAGAAACCCGAAACCGCCGGCTATCAGGATCTGCTGATCTACACCCTGAAAGGCCTGGCCGCACAGGCCCTGGCCACCGGGCAGCGCAACACCATCAACGACACCGGCTATTTCGCCGCCCGCGGGCTGTTTGCCACCATCACCAACGCCAACTTCGACGACGACCGGATCATCGCCCTGATCCGCGAGGCACTGAACCGCCGCACCCGACTGGCCGACACCCTGGCCCGCACCACCGGCTCCTCGAGCGCGACAAGCGCCGCACCCGGCGACGCCGCCACAGCAACACCAGACGTCACGGACACCACGGGCACCACCGCCTTCTCCCCGCTGCCGGCCGCCGGGCTGCTGCAGCACGACGCGGTCACCTGGGCCGCCGACCCGGCCGACTGGCTCAACAAAAGCCGCAGCATCGGGGTCCTCTCCGAACCCGACCAGGATCTGCGCTCACTCAAGGAGCTGATCATCTACGGCCTGAAGGGCATCGCCGCCTACGCCGACCACGCCGCCGTCCTTGGCCACAGCGACGAGCGCATCTGGGAGTTTATCCTGGAAGCCCTGGCCGCCACCCTGCAGGACAAATCCCTCGACGAGCTGGTCGCCCTTGCCCTTAAAACCGGCGAGACCGCCGTCACCACCATGGCCACCCTGGATGCCGCCAACACCAGCGCCTACGGCAAGCCCGAGATCACCGAGGTCAACATCGGCACCCGCGACAACCCCGCCATCCTTATCTCCGGCCACGACCTCAAGGACATGGAACAGCTGCTCGAGCAGACCACAGGCACCGGGGTGGATGTCTATACCCACTCCGAGATGCTCCCGGCCAACTACTACCCCAAATTCAAGCAGTACGAGCACTTCGTGGGCAACTACGGGGGAGCGTGGTGGCAGCAGGACAAGGAATTCGCCTCGTTCAACGGCCCCATCCTTATGACCACCAACTGCATCGTTCCCGTGCGCCCCTCCTATGCCGAGCGCATCTACACCACCGGCATGGCCGGCTACCCCGGCGTCCCCCACATCGAAGCAGTAGACGGCCGCAAGGACTTCTCGGCCATCATTGAACAAGCCAAAATCTGCCCCCCGCCCACCCAGATCGAAACCGGCAGCATCATCGGCGGCTTCGCCCACGACCAGGTCCTCGCCCTGGCTGACAAGATTGTCGACGCCATCAAGAGCGGCGCCATCAAGCGCTTTGTCGTCATGGGCGGCTGCGACGGCCGCCAGAAAGGCCGCAGCTACTTCACCCAGGTCGCCGAAACCCTCCCGCAGGACGCTGTTATCCTGACCGCCGGCTGCGCCAAGTACCGCTACAACAAACTCAACCTCGGCAGCATCGACGGCATCCCCCGCGTCCTGGACGCCGGGCAGTGCAACGACTCCTACTCCCTCGCCGTCATCGCCCTCAAGCTCAAGGAAGCCTTCGGCTTCGACGACATCAACGAACTGCCCATCTCCTTCGACATCGCCTGGTACGAACAGAAAGCCGTCGCCGTCCTGCTCGCCCTGCTCAGCCTCGGCGTCAAAGGCATTCGCCTCGGCCCGACCCTCCCGGCCTTCCTCTCCCCCAACGTCGCCAGGGTCCTGGTAGAAAACTTCAACATCAAACCCGTCGGCGACGTCGCCGAGGACGTTGCCGCCATGATGCAGGGCGCCTGA
- a CDS encoding 3-hydroxyacyl-ACP dehydratase FabZ family protein encodes MAEYQGEKLSPQRLLELLPQQRPFRFVDEIVAVDEKSIHGRYTFREDEHFYQGHFPGNPITPGVILLESMCQVGVVCLGIYLVGLELPPEEHSNWLTLFSDAEVEFSRSVLPGDTVDIRGELLFWRRRKLKARVTMTNQHGEVVATTTASGIGVKNVE; translated from the coding sequence ATGGCTGAGTATCAGGGAGAGAAACTGAGTCCGCAGCGTCTGCTGGAGCTGCTGCCGCAGCAGCGTCCGTTTCGCTTTGTAGACGAGATCGTCGCCGTAGATGAAAAGAGCATCCACGGGCGCTACACCTTTCGCGAGGATGAGCATTTTTATCAGGGACATTTCCCCGGCAACCCGATTACCCCCGGGGTAATCCTGCTGGAGAGCATGTGCCAGGTCGGGGTTGTCTGCCTGGGGATCTATCTGGTCGGACTTGAGCTGCCGCCGGAGGAGCACAGCAACTGGCTGACCCTGTTCTCGGACGCCGAGGTTGAGTTCAGCCGCAGCGTGCTGCCCGGGGACACCGTGGACATCCGCGGCGAGCTGCTGTTCTGGCGCCGCCGCAAGCTCAAGGCCCGCGTTACCATGACCAATCAGCACGGCGAGGTTGTCGCCACCACGACAGCATCCGGAATAGGAGTGAAAAATGTCGAATAA
- a CDS encoding SDR family oxidoreductase → MEKFAPQDWALILGGSSGFGLATAKKLSAAGLSVCIVHRDRKGAMARVEQEFQTVQDALHPGAQFLALNLDALSREGIATTLAAMQEKSDGKVRVLLHSIAFGNLKPIAPVADTAQRENDALLEQLARKLGSSKDTLQSTLSDLLAEGHDALSALVPPVYGENLIEDEDMARTIYSMGTSLLTWVQQVFAAGMFADDARVFGLTSEGNDIAWRGYAAVSAAKTALESVSRSIAVEFAPYGIRSNIIQAGVTDTPALRAIPGSGAMKAAARMRNPFGRLTTPEDVANVIALLSRPEAGWINGSLIRADGGEHIASA, encoded by the coding sequence ATGGAAAAATTTGCACCGCAAGACTGGGCGCTGATCCTGGGGGGATCCAGCGGATTCGGGCTGGCAACAGCCAAAAAGCTGAGCGCTGCCGGTCTCTCGGTTTGTATAGTCCATCGCGACCGCAAGGGTGCGATGGCTCGCGTAGAGCAGGAGTTTCAGACGGTACAGGATGCCCTGCATCCCGGCGCGCAGTTTCTGGCGCTGAACCTGGATGCCCTGAGTCGTGAAGGTATAGCCACCACTCTGGCGGCGATGCAGGAAAAGTCTGACGGCAAGGTACGGGTGCTGCTGCACTCGATCGCGTTTGGCAACCTGAAGCCGATTGCGCCGGTGGCCGACACCGCGCAGCGCGAGAACGATGCCCTGCTTGAGCAGCTGGCCCGGAAGCTGGGCAGCTCGAAGGATACCCTGCAGAGCACCCTGAGCGATCTGCTGGCCGAGGGTCATGATGCCCTGTCGGCACTGGTCCCGCCGGTGTACGGCGAGAACCTGATCGAGGACGAGGATATGGCACGCACCATCTACAGCATGGGCACCAGCCTGCTGACCTGGGTACAGCAGGTCTTTGCCGCCGGGATGTTTGCCGACGATGCGCGGGTTTTCGGTCTGACCAGCGAGGGCAACGATATCGCCTGGCGCGGCTATGCTGCCGTGTCGGCGGCCAAGACCGCCCTGGAGTCGGTGTCGCGCTCGATCGCGGTGGAGTTTGCCCCCTACGGGATCCGCTCCAACATCATCCAGGCCGGGGTTACCGACACCCCTGCCCTGCGGGCCATCCCGGGCAGTGGTGCCATGAAGGCCGCAGCCCGCATGCGCAACCCGTTCGGGCGCCTGACCACCCCGGAGGATGTTGCCAACGTAATAGCACTGCTGAGCCGACCCGAGGCTGGCTGGATCAACGGAAGCCTGATCCGCGCCGACGGAGGGGAACATATTGCTTCAGCCTAA
- a CDS encoding 3-oxoacyl-ACP synthase III family protein, whose product MLQPNLYLHGVGHFHPDTVLDNRFLEELDIGTSDAWIMERVGIRTRRSVLPLDYIRQTRNADPRAAHEAADYSNAQCGAAAARVALQRAGIGPDQIGMVIAGGCSPQYSIPAEACTIANELGVAAPCFDLGSACSSFAAQLGFLSKMQPDALPDYILTVNVENTTKTVDYTDRNTAVLWGDGAAAAVVSTRLPGIAAIRHSLLHSDPTGWDKVYIPSGGHFDQNGSAVQGFAIRKSGECLSELRPHLERPDFWFIGHQANLLMLQKVVARAGIDPARHLYNVDAFGNCGAAGAPGVLSQNWERLAAGDEVALAVVGSGLTWGALALQVLAAPGGNRDKKETR is encoded by the coding sequence TTGCTTCAGCCTAATCTGTACCTGCATGGTGTCGGGCACTTTCATCCCGACACCGTACTGGACAACCGGTTTCTCGAGGAGCTGGACATTGGCACCAGCGATGCCTGGATCATGGAGCGGGTCGGGATCCGCACCCGGCGCAGCGTACTGCCGCTGGATTACATCCGCCAGACCCGCAATGCCGATCCGCGTGCGGCACACGAAGCGGCTGACTACAGCAATGCCCAGTGCGGCGCTGCTGCCGCCCGCGTGGCGCTGCAGCGGGCCGGAATCGGCCCGGATCAGATCGGGATGGTGATTGCCGGGGGCTGCTCCCCGCAGTACAGCATCCCGGCCGAGGCCTGTACCATTGCCAATGAGCTGGGGGTTGCTGCCCCCTGTTTCGATCTGGGGTCGGCCTGCTCGAGCTTTGCTGCCCAGCTGGGGTTTTTGAGCAAGATGCAGCCCGATGCCCTCCCCGACTACATCCTGACGGTGAATGTGGAGAACACCACCAAAACCGTAGATTACACCGATCGCAACACGGCAGTGCTGTGGGGCGACGGGGCGGCGGCAGCGGTCGTATCGACCCGGCTGCCGGGGATCGCGGCTATACGCCACAGCCTGCTGCATTCCGATCCGACTGGCTGGGACAAGGTTTATATTCCCAGCGGCGGGCATTTTGACCAGAACGGTTCAGCGGTTCAGGGGTTTGCAATCCGCAAGAGCGGTGAGTGCCTGAGCGAGCTGCGCCCCCATCTGGAGCGCCCGGATTTCTGGTTTATCGGGCATCAGGCCAATCTGCTGATGCTGCAGAAGGTGGTAGCACGGGCCGGCATCGATCCGGCGCGTCATTTATATAACGTCGATGCCTTCGGCAACTGCGGCGCCGCCGGAGCACCCGGGGTGCTGTCGCAGAACTGGGAGCGGCTGGCGGCCGGGGACGAGGTGGCCCTGGCGGTGGTCGGCTCGGGGTTGACCTGGGGGGCACTGGCCCTGCAGGTGCTGGCGGCACCTGGCGGAAATCGGGACAAAAAGGAAACACGATGA
- a CDS encoding phosphopantetheine-binding protein: protein MSKQEVFDKVVAIIGPFAKDEEALKGATEETNILTDLKVNSARLVDIILDFEDQFDIAIDDDAADQIQTLGDAVNKILEIKG, encoded by the coding sequence ATGAGCAAGCAGGAAGTATTCGACAAGGTAGTGGCCATCATCGGTCCGTTTGCCAAGGATGAAGAGGCACTGAAGGGTGCCACCGAGGAGACCAACATCCTCACCGATCTGAAGGTAAACTCTGCCCGACTGGTGGACATCATCCTGGACTTCGAGGATCAGTTTGATATCGCTATCGACGATGATGCTGCCGACCAGATTCAGACCCTGGGCGACGCAGTGAACAAGATCCTGGAGATCAAGGGTTAA
- a CDS encoding YecA family protein → MKTGRNEPCPCGSGKKYKHCCLKKDQAARTGSAFSGAGGIPGFPPGMLPPGFSSEAELNQALGDYSRYCESLPDDAHIPSLMEWLGRPNPATEVQAELRQALGGRSFASSEEAEAFIREFSGQQKDLPIADFLGLSSEQMHTILHSPLTEMSDIVTLNEQLTDEQALASPLIAGIRALLDYIASCSGQIKLTGSGSLPRKAVAACIPHCNPSWRPGDPVPQEWNSTEIQLVRDIALDLHLLDMQGDLVWLSPDGIQTRQQQPWATVYRNALEHLIDEYDWLNFLDESHRTDHFLHIADSAVFGLWLLHCYPEDAIVDYQIRFRRAFPAFYQPAQQNPASRQLLDDVVEGMFFTAFAHTLGLITYADPDGVSYRTTDLFRDTFRWKKLIPVAD, encoded by the coding sequence ATGAAAACCGGACGCAACGAACCCTGCCCGTGCGGCAGTGGAAAGAAATACAAGCACTGTTGTCTGAAAAAAGACCAGGCAGCCCGAACCGGCAGTGCATTCTCCGGGGCAGGCGGTATCCCTGGTTTCCCTCCCGGGATGCTGCCGCCGGGTTTCAGCTCGGAGGCTGAGCTCAATCAGGCCCTGGGGGACTACAGCCGCTACTGCGAATCCCTGCCGGACGACGCCCATATCCCCTCCCTCATGGAGTGGCTGGGGCGGCCCAACCCCGCCACCGAGGTACAGGCAGAGCTGAGGCAGGCCCTTGGCGGGCGCAGCTTTGCCAGCAGCGAGGAAGCCGAAGCCTTTATCCGCGAGTTCTCCGGGCAGCAGAAGGATCTTCCTATCGCCGATTTTCTCGGGCTCAGTTCAGAACAGATGCACACCATCCTGCATTCCCCCCTGACGGAGATGTCTGACATTGTAACCCTGAATGAACAGCTGACCGATGAGCAGGCCCTGGCCTCGCCCCTGATCGCCGGGATTCGCGCTTTGCTGGATTATATCGCATCCTGCAGCGGGCAGATCAAGCTGACCGGATCGGGATCGCTGCCCCGCAAGGCGGTCGCCGCCTGTATCCCGCACTGCAATCCCTCGTGGCGCCCGGGGGATCCGGTACCCCAGGAGTGGAACTCCACCGAAATCCAGCTGGTGCGGGACATCGCCCTGGATCTGCACCTGCTGGATATGCAAGGAGATCTGGTGTGGCTGAGTCCCGACGGCATCCAGACCCGGCAGCAGCAGCCCTGGGCCACGGTGTATCGCAACGCCCTGGAGCACCTGATCGACGAATACGACTGGCTGAATTTCCTGGATGAATCCCACCGGACCGATCACTTTCTGCATATTGCCGACTCGGCTGTGTTCGGGCTCTGGCTGCTGCACTGCTACCCCGAGGATGCCATTGTCGATTACCAGATCCGCTTCCGCCGCGCCTTTCCTGCCTTTTATCAGCCAGCGCAGCAGAATCCCGCCTCCCGGCAGCTGCTGGATGACGTGGTGGAGGGCATGTTTTTTACCGCGTTTGCCCACACCCTCGGCCTGATTACCTATGCCGACCCCGATGGTGTTTCCTACCGCACCACCGACCTGTTTCGCGACACCTTTCGCTGGAAGAAACTCATACCAGTTGCAGACTGA
- the fabA gene encoding bifunctional 3-hydroxydecanoyl-ACP dehydratase/trans-2-decenoyl-ACP isomerase — protein MKYADYLQKSSLNKEEIMALAWGSLVEDPPEGGLACLPAPPMLMIDRIPVIEHDGNRGRIVAEQDVQLDAWFFQCHFRNDPVQPGCLGVDAVWQLIGLYAGLRGAQGYGRALGIKEIEFQGQIRPHNEVVRYEVAIRRYADLPASGSAVAIGNAEVFVDDELIYTMKDAKVGIFKGIQYADYPHHSPQSRGGKM, from the coding sequence ATGAAATACGCAGATTACTTACAGAAGTCCTCACTGAACAAAGAGGAGATTATGGCCCTGGCCTGGGGCAGCCTGGTCGAGGATCCGCCCGAGGGCGGGCTTGCCTGCCTGCCGGCCCCGCCGATGCTGATGATCGACCGGATTCCGGTGATCGAGCATGACGGCAACCGCGGCCGCATTGTGGCCGAACAGGATGTACAGCTGGATGCCTGGTTCTTTCAGTGCCACTTCCGCAACGACCCGGTGCAGCCGGGCTGTCTGGGGGTCGACGCGGTCTGGCAGCTGATCGGGCTGTATGCCGGGCTGCGCGGGGCGCAGGGCTACGGCCGCGCCCTGGGGATCAAGGAGATCGAGTTCCAGGGGCAGATCCGGCCCCATAACGAGGTGGTGCGCTACGAGGTAGCCATCCGGCGCTATGCCGATCTGCCGGCCTCCGGCAGTGCGGTGGCGATCGGCAATGCCGAGGTGTTTGTCGATGACGAGCTGATCTACACCATGAAAGATGCCAAGGTCGGTATCTTCAAGGGGATTCAGTACGCCGATTATCCGCACCACAGCCCGCAGTCGCGGGGAGGGAAGATGTAA
- a CDS encoding VOC family protein, translating into MCRRRCSGHLRRLQHPRRSRNLAQAAAGTALTESQRCTVWAHLKVADLDRALEFWCGILGFTLTQRYGTQAEWPRTREGELAMTTRPLDLESLLAAADQD; encoded by the coding sequence ATTTGCCGACGCCGGTGTTCAGGACATCTGCGCCGCCTTCAGCACCCCCGCCGAAGCCGAAACCTGGCTCAAGCAGCAGCTGGAACAGCGCTGACGGAGAGCCAACGCTGTACGGTATGGGCGCACCTCAAGGTTGCTGACCTGGACCGGGCCCTCGAGTTCTGGTGCGGCATCCTCGGCTTTACCCTGACCCAGCGCTACGGCACCCAGGCCGAATGGCCCCGCACCCGCGAAGGCGAACTCGCCATGACAACCCGCCCCCTGGACCTGGAAAGCTTGCTGGCCGCAGCCGATCAGGACTGA
- a CDS encoding beta-ketoacyl-[acyl-carrier-protein] synthase family protein produces MSNKSARERVVITGMGIVAPNAHGLPEYEDALRTGRSGIRFVPKLEELKFSCQVGGIPQGMDEKKHDYFSDDLLRAMNSSMIYAGIAAIDCWRDAGLPEHPVEDEVVDWDTGAIVGTGIGGADTLGEKVVPKVDAGSTRRLGSTMVEQTMASAVSARIGGLLGLGGQVTTNSSACSTGTEAIIMAYERIRSGQAKRMLAGGAEGHSHYIWAGFDAMRVLGRGFNDTPEKASRPMSASTGGFIPGSGAGILMLESLESALERGATIYAEILGGSINSGGQRGKGSMTAPNPEGVRRCIRAAIDAAGIKPQDIDLVNGHLTGTMADPLEVENWRAALDVEPAQIPYINGTKSLIGHGLGAAGGMECVAAVLQLHKGFIHGSVNCEDLHPDLAAFESRIVRETRDTDARILAKASFGFGDVNACTIFARYTD; encoded by the coding sequence ATGTCGAATAAATCAGCACGTGAACGCGTAGTAATCACCGGCATGGGCATCGTTGCTCCCAACGCCCATGGACTACCGGAATATGAGGATGCATTGCGCACCGGGCGCTCCGGCATCCGCTTTGTACCGAAGCTTGAGGAGCTGAAGTTCAGCTGCCAGGTGGGCGGGATTCCACAGGGCATGGACGAGAAGAAGCACGACTACTTCAGCGATGATCTGCTGCGCGCTATGAACAGCTCAATGATCTATGCCGGCATTGCGGCCATCGACTGCTGGCGGGATGCCGGTCTGCCGGAACATCCGGTAGAGGATGAGGTGGTCGACTGGGACACCGGGGCCATCGTCGGTACCGGGATCGGCGGGGCCGATACCCTGGGCGAAAAGGTGGTTCCCAAGGTTGATGCCGGCAGCACCCGGCGGCTGGGCAGCACCATGGTGGAACAGACCATGGCCAGCGCAGTCAGCGCCCGCATTGGCGGGCTGCTGGGGCTGGGCGGCCAGGTAACCACCAACTCCAGTGCCTGCTCTACCGGTACCGAGGCCATCATCATGGCGTATGAGAGGATTCGCAGCGGGCAGGCCAAGCGCATGCTGGCCGGCGGGGCCGAGGGCCACAGTCATTATATATGGGCCGGGTTTGATGCGATGCGGGTGCTGGGGCGCGGCTTCAACGACACCCCGGAAAAGGCATCGCGCCCGATGAGCGCCAGCACCGGCGGGTTTATCCCCGGATCCGGCGCCGGGATTCTGATGCTGGAAAGCCTGGAGAGTGCCCTGGAGCGTGGCGCGACCATCTACGCCGAGATACTGGGCGGGAGCATCAACAGCGGCGGACAGCGCGGCAAGGGCAGTATGACCGCCCCCAACCCTGAAGGGGTACGCCGCTGCATCCGCGCGGCAATCGATGCCGCCGGGATCAAGCCGCAGGATATCGACCTGGTGAACGGCCACCTGACCGGCACCATGGCCGACCCGCTGGAGGTAGAGAACTGGCGGGCAGCCTTGGATGTAGAGCCGGCACAGATCCCCTACATCAACGGCACCAAGTCCCTGATCGGGCACGGCCTGGGGGCCGCCGGCGGGATGGAGTGTGTTGCCGCGGTGCTGCAGCTGCACAAGGGGTTCATCCATGGTTCGGTAAACTGCGAGGATCTGCATCCGGATCTGGCGGCATTCGAGAGCCGGATCGTGCGCGAAACCCGCGACACCGACGCCCGCATCCTGGCCAAGGCCAGCTTCGGGTTCGGGGATGTAAACGCCTGCACCATCTTTGCACGCTACACGGATTAA
- a CDS encoding type II toxin-antitoxin system RelE/ParE family toxin, whose protein sequence is MGKSDERLLQSTTEYLEWFKMQAAPVQEAVRAYVKLLLEKGPALGRPYVDTLKGSKYANLKELRIQAQGRKYRIVFIFTGDRVCLLLTGAVKGGSKNKRFYQNLITQAENLYEKYLESR, encoded by the coding sequence ATGGGGAAAAGCGATGAACGGCTGCTGCAGAGTACTACCGAGTACCTTGAGTGGTTCAAGATGCAAGCTGCACCGGTGCAGGAAGCTGTTCGTGCTTACGTCAAATTACTCCTTGAAAAAGGCCCGGCATTGGGACGTCCGTATGTGGATACTCTCAAAGGAAGCAAGTACGCGAATCTGAAGGAATTGCGGATACAGGCACAAGGAAGGAAATATCGGATTGTGTTTATATTCACCGGCGATCGGGTCTGTTTACTTCTAACAGGAGCCGTGAAAGGAGGATCGAAGAACAAACGATTCTACCAGAACCTGATTACTCAAGCGGAAAATCTATATGAGAAATATCTGGAGTCACGCTGA